tatatatacaattttttaaaaaatagtttcaaacataattttcgattctcaaaaagaaattttgaaaaaaataaaaaacaaattaaaaaaaaaaaattcaaaaaagttcgaatttgaaaaagtataattcgaattcataaaaaaaattattttatttattatttattgaaataatgttttattatatatatagataacaatggtataagagtcttttgccatttaatgaagaatatatttttgaaaatgtccattTAGTGGTgctaaagatgaaaagtggtaacatgaaagtggtaaacataaaattttcccaaaataaaattatatactattttctataaattctataattatattatgtattatataaaaatagaagtgtTATATGAATTCAAtatgacaaaattatattacataGGTAAATtaacaagttttgttttttaattgtttaatttaaataaattatcactcatcattggttaaaattcataaactatataatattcttATACAAAAATGAATTTATTAACATAGGTTAAACTTCTATATCTATATCTACAActacatattttctttttatttattttgaaactctcaaaaatatattgtttaaaatgtttatatagaaaaatataatagtataatataataacctttagttcatatactatttaaaaaatagtttattagaaaactatgaaattttagtaatttatttaaaatattaatgacaaatacaattttgattataattttttaataataacaaaatatgttgagaaaaataaagaaaatattaccaaaaattcattatataaaataatatatcaatgtagtaacaaaaataaattcaaaattcgTGTAATCTTCCAAACCCAAAATAGTAgtgtaatttttcaaaattttcttgacaaaatataaaattttgaaaataaatattcaaactcaaaatgataatatttcaaattttacaaagataaatcatagataataatgaataactttttgaaatgcaggacgaaaaaactatatatgttgtaaaaattaaagcaatctaatattttgaaatcttaattaaaaataaaaagaaaacttaatatcataacatccaaaatatcacatattaataaattttacgaAAATAATATGATTGATGCTACTTTGTATAAATTTACCATAATAATAGggctatattatttaaacaaaacattgtttttacttataatttctgtaaaatactaaaataatatatgttaaggtatattttttttaaaacaatatgtaaatataaattatcttaaacatatttcttttctataatataaataaataaattttaaaaatgtattatagcaaaatgtataaattaaaaaaaaaacaattttgaaagaggttatctatttgattatttcatattgttattttattgtatctaactcaaaaatatattagtaagtaataaaaattaataacaaagtaaaatgtattaaaaatactatatattaataataccgaataagaaatataaaaaataatattataaagtgtcacaatatataatactaaaatgGAAATTgcatatttaaaacatttgtaataatatcaaatacatttataaaatgagaaaatatccgtatttttaaaagcccactaataaaaaaaaaatagcaagtATTAAAAACTATAGAACAGAAACACGTAAACCCTTAATCACACCACTAGGAATCATAAGAACACAATGGCGACGGCAGTAGAGAAAACGAAACCTTCTCAATCTCCGCCTCCTCCTCCAACGTCGTTTTCATCGTTACCTCACGATGTAGTCCTCAACTGTTTGGCTCGCGTCTCAAGAAGCTATAGTCCAATCTTATCTCTCGTCTCCAAGAGTTTCCGAACACTCATGAGTTCACCTGAGCTCCATGCAACACGAGCCCTAATCGGGAAAACAGAGTACGTCTGCTTAGACCTTGACAATAATAACAGTAAACCTCACTGGTTCACACTTTCACAGATCCCCAAACAACAGAAACTCATACCAATCTCTCTGACTCACCACAAAGTTCATAATTCAtcatcggtttttttcggttggTTCAGCGATCGATCAGTGTAGTAGACTCCCCAGAAGAGCAAGAGAATCAGAAACGTGTCGATCCTCGACTGTGGAACTCATCAGTGTCGTACTCCCCAAATTGCGAGTACCTCGAAGAACTCCAGAAGTCTACAGGGATGTAGTCCACGGTAACATCTATGTGGTAGGAGGCAGCAGGAATTAATAGTAAGGACTGTGGAGAGGTTTACAATCCAAAGATCCAAATGTGGGAGCCGTTATCGCCGACTGTGGATCTAGATGGATTGAAAAAGTGTGTCCCCTTGAATATTTGCACAGTAGAGGGAGATAATAATTGCACAGTAGAGGGAGATAATAACGTGAGGTATGAAATATCGGTTGAGAAAGGAAAACTAGTTTGGCGCAATATTGTAGAGGGTTGGAGTTTGGTCAGGGGACTTGAAAGGTTGTcttcaaaatcatattttccTGATAATCTTGTTTCGGTGGCGAGTTTGGGCAGAGGAGGAAGAGTGGCGGTTTGGTGGAAGACGGTGGAGGTTGGTCGTCAAGGTCGGCCTTATACTCTCCAATTCAAAACTAATATTTGGTGTGTAGAGATTTCGTTTGAGATGCGACCATGCTTGCATCCTTCGGGATTACAGTTTGATGATGAGCTTTGGGGATTTGTGGAATGGTCTAAGAGTGTgtttaccttctttttttttttttgctaaactgtaaATATCATTAATCTTAATGAAATGTTTGTCCTAAACAAGTTAAGACTTTTACACACACTTATTTCTTGGCAAAAGTtagataaaaaacaagaaagtcaGTAGATTTTGAACTAGAGATGGTGGTCATCTAATCCAAAGGGTCATTAGTCCTAAGAAGTTCCTCTTTTGCTGTCTCGCAGTGATGGCATTCTTGATATCTCGGTCTATGAGCTTGAACACCTGCTGCGGGGAGAGATGCACACTGTTATAAAGGACGTTGTTACGATGTCTCCAAATGTGATAAATGGTCCCGTGACAGAGCAGCTTCCTGAGTGTTGAAGGAGCGTGTTTACCTTTGATGGATGTGATTCTAGTGATGACTTCTTTCTACATTCTGCTATTGTCACACTATGATTGAAGATCCCACTCATTctcttattttagttttatgtaGTTTTTCTCCTTTCATTTTCTTGTTGTTCTCTTTATCATTTGCTTCAGTAAACATATCTACTTTCAGTACGTATTATCTTTTGTTCTGACAATACAAAGCATGATTTAGTTTTGCTTTTTACATTCCCAATAGTGTACACCAAATTGCATCTATAAAGTTGGGTTTACACAAAGTAATACATGAAATAGATCATGGATCGTTGAGTATGGTATAATGGTGCTTGTGGGGCTCCGGCAAGCGCCCAAGAGGACACGGTGGCGCCGAAGAAGCTAGAAACGAGAGGTAGAGAGAGGTTAGTGAGAATTGATTTTATTTGTGTCCTTTCTAagtataaattatgaagtaaattatctaattaaatttgattttttaaagaaaaaatcagCCAGCATGTTTAAATCTGCGATatgctctctctttttctctcctgtttttcttctttttattatcttttaattGTAAGAAACTGGATTAGAACCCCCTCCCCCTCCCCCaataatcttttctttttatcaagcccgccccccccccccccccccccccccccccccgagaAGTATGGATCCCAATATTTAAAAGGTTTTCCTGGATCCATTAAAAATATAGTCTATCGGAAATCGGAATCATGAATCGTATAATGTTTGACTCAGAAGAAAAACCTATATAGCaaaagttgcaaaaaaaaaaaaaccctatgGGCAAAAAAATcggatccgaagaaccgaaccgaaccgaaccgaatccgaaaaaTAGTACTAAATCCGTACCAAATCCAAACTGAAATTGatcaaatatccgaacgggttcaaaattttggtatttatagaaccgaaaccaaacccgatccgaaccgaagtatctcgggtacccgaatgtaaccgaaatagatttatatacctaaatatattacttattttagatttaatatatattaaaaacatctaaaatatacaagatacttttaagttgtctaaaatacttaaaaatatacataaatagtcaaaagtaaatgtctaaaatagctaaaatatattcaaaacactaaaatgcttgaaatatctattaattttctatccaaatattcaaatcaaaccaatttatatgttaattttaggtattttgacatatattatacaaatttatatgtaatatattattttttttcatagattttgagaaattttaagcatataatgaatattaaaattttaaaaataatttaaatgggttatccgaacccgaaccgaacccgcaaagatccgaaccgaacccgaaccaaaatttagaaatacccgaatgaagctgaaatctttaaacccgaaaacccgaaacccgattagatccgaaccgaacccgaatggaaacccgaatgcccacccctaatcatcacactacaagaaaacacaaaattaGCGACGAAATATAACGAGGAAAATAAGTCCTCGTAAATGTACGTCTTATTTACGAGAACCTTACGaggaaaaaacaaatcaacgtaatttcgtcgtaaaataacgacaataaagtttcgtcgtaaaaacgacGCAAtttaacgtggtttttacgaggaaacaagatttcgtcgtaaagcagACGTAAATATAatgaggaatttacgacgaaatattttacaTCTATTTCGCatcaaaatttatgattaattaattttaaagttctcttcatttttgcaggttgattataaCAATCCAGATTACCCCACATGGTTTTATGAATTaattcaaggtccagttgcaaaggtcaccacatcaccgaTATATTTCACACGTGGCtttacttttcatacatataagTATGGTAGACATCGGACGACAAGTAATagtggaatatgtgtgaaaggcgaaacagatttctacgggatcttgcagaagattattgaagtggaattatCAGgattattgaagctaaaatgtgtcctcttcaaatgtgactggttcgaccccgtcgtcaaccgAGGTGTTCGatttaacaaattcggtgtagttgatgtcaatggtggacgaaggtacaacagaTTTGAGTCTTTCATATTAGCTTCGCAAGCAGACCAAGTCAGCTttcttccataccctcggatgagagaatcAGGAATCAGTTGGTTTGTCGTtgtcaaagttacacctcgtggaTGAATAATCTGTGGAGAATAAcaaccattgcaagaagaacacatcaatgaagtcgaggaacctgaacaacaaactgatgacatccttcttattgatccgcataatcgtGAGTACGAAAATCTTCCCGACGATACGacggacgaagctgttgaagacgagtttaatgaaaatgatgatgtttctagtgatgacgagaatgtcaaTGATGTATCCAAATGATGatgtaattttattaaatatgatttatttatttttagagttaatgcatgtgtttagtttgtttaatcatgaaaattaaattatataattttattttgtgtaacTCAATtgggggtttggggtttagaaagaagagattgagTGTTAGATGAAGTTAAGGAacttggggtttggggtttggggtgaTAGGGATTTGCATACCTTCctcgtaaaatcctcgtaagaaaacacgggccttgttatttcctctttaatttacgacgattttacgacgaaaatgaaaacacgggccttgttatttcctcgttaaatAACGAAGATTTTACGACTACAACTACTTCTATAAATAAGCACACCCCTCCCATTCTAAACTTGCACCCAAAAAAACTAAtacatagttttaaaaaatctgaaGGCAGTGCACGGTCACTAGAACATTTCTGATCAGTTTCAAATGGTATTTCGAATTGATAAGTACTGTTCTAACGCCCGTGTCTtccttcagtttttttttttgtaaattgaaATACTTTTCGTcataaaatcgtcgtaaattaaAACACGGGTCttgctaattcgtcgtaaaaaaacacgggccatGTTATTTTctcgtaatattacgacgattttacgacgaaattgaAAATATGAGCTTTGTTATTTCCTCGCAACAAAAAACGAGACTTCTTATTTCCTCGCaacaaaaacacgggcctggttatttcctcgttaatttacaAGGACTTTACGAGTACAACTACTTCTATAAATAAGCAAATCCCTCCCATTCTAAACttgcacaaaaaaaactaaacaatagtTTGAAAAAACCTGAAGGGCGTGCACTGTCACTAGGACAGTTCTGATCAGTTTCAAATGCTATTTGGGATTGATAAGACTATTCTGGTGCCGGTGCctttcttcagttttttttttgtaaattgaaacatttttcgtcgtaaaatcgtcgtaaattaaAACAAGGGCCttgctaattcgtcgtaaaaaaaacacgggccttgctaattcctcgtaaatttacgtggGATTTacgaagaaaattaaataagaaaaacttttcgtcgtaaaattgtcgtaaacaaaaacacgggccttgctaattcgtcgtaaaataaaACGCGGGCCTTGCTAATTTgtcgtaaagttacgaggactttacgaagAAATGTAAATCTGTATATATACTCGAACCGAATCACTTTCTCATTTCGTAGTCATTTCCTCTCCTTCTCCTAGCAAGGtattcctctctacttcctctctaatttagcttaggtggttagtttagggaaattagtgttgattaggtggttagtgtagggaaTAATTTGTAGATAGGTTTATGAAATTTGTTGATAAGATAGGAAGATGcttttaaatgttaattaataaTCCTGTTCCAGAGCCACCCCGCACACAAGAAGATGAGGAAGAAGTACATACGAGGAGTCTAGACCTCTTCGAGGAAATGcataacaacaacaataacaacccttagtttttttcatctttttattgtattatattaaattcgaaacttaaatatttataaaatattttcgtatggaTTTATTATTtacgtttttaatatttttgaaataatttaaaaaaaatctttatttcattatattttttttgtaaaaaataaagaatcaaaGCAAATTTGTAGCTAAATTACGTCAACTAAAcgaggaaattgaataaatattaCCCAGGAATTTACTACGAAAGGCACGGAGATTCGTTGTAAACATTACGTGTAAACAACGACGAAATTTAGCATccactttacgaggaaatgtttaCGTGCACTTTACGAAGAAATAGTTTACgcgtactttacgaggaaatatattACGTGTAGTTTATGAGAAAACTGTTTACgtgtattttacgaggaaagtgTTTACGTGTCTTTTACGAAGAATCTACTGATaccactttacgacgaattatttcctcgtaagtttacgacgaattagcgaggaaatatacGTTACGACGAACGATTAACGATGAAAAGGGTTTCGtagttatttcgtcgtaacccCTGTTTTACGAAGAATAAACTACGAAAACCGTCGTcgttatttatgtgttttcttgtagtgtcattATACTGATTATTTCTAGGGACACCAAAAGAACTTTCCCATTTTAATAACAGAAAATTTGTCAAATATGACTTAAAACttgatttataatatataattatacacaaacttgaatcaaatgcaaaactaacctaaaagccttgtgaaattacatccagccccttgtgaccaaacaaataatcagaactcatttttacaaatatagctctggaaagtcgtctgagTCTACTGAGatactgtaagtcgtctagacgacttccagggaagtcttctggtgtagttgatcttaaaaataatttataagttttttaaaaaatattttgacaagtgaaaaattaaaatcatgtaattataaacagctttaagtaatataaattaagatataataaaactgaatagttttcaacatagatgagtgaaagtagttaatcatgatattTTTTGGCTTAGGGTTTGACAATGTATactgtagtattgtatgtattcttagggttagattttggaaagcttaaatgttttttttgaaaaattaaaattttacctatatgtgtttatttatgtgtatagtaaaatttttaagtttaatttgattttgtgaagttttagtttgttaatttagtttaggggttaagtttagggtctagacgactaacaggtaagtcgtctggcgattagaagacttctctgaaagtcttctaactcccgctaaaaatattttaatatcccgctaaaaatattttagtatcccgctaaaaatattgaagtctttTGGACGatttacaagtaagtcgtctagtacgtcttctgaatcgaaaatatttaatcttattggaatttttgtctctatatataaagaaaaatttatagatgctctctcctcttctcaAATGGCTGTAACAAAAATGGTATGttcctcattctaaaactcttcaacctctctataatctctttgaacttataacCACCAAACTTTAcattaatttattgtttttgtctcacGTCTTTCTTACTAGTCTATCTTGTTTTGTAgatttttcatcacatggttctcGTCTTTCACttatttaaaggtagatctattaattttagaaatgtatttttgtgtgttctataaaggtagatatatctaatcttccactcattttctctgtttataAGTCATTtaaacgtttttggatatgcaggtttttcagatctggaagacttctaggacgacttacatgttagtcgtctaaaatataatgcgctagaagacttccaggatgacttacctggaagtcttctgacggagaCTTCTCAcatgtctccctttcataacaaatctgagcgttttggtaagtttttatgtctgatttttcttcatttggcaACTTCATGTTGCATAAAGTTCTTatctttttcccaaactaaaactctccaaacccattctaatctctttgacttgaaacaccaaactttatatgaatttttcatttttgtctcatgtctttctcactaatctatttttttgttgCAGATTTTTAAACAGATGGTTCTCATCTCCATATTGGATATgtactttgtgtgttctataaaagtgTATATACATAATCTTCCActctttttctctgtttttaagtcatttgaacatTTTTCGATAtgtaggtttttcagatctggagcAGATTTTGGAAGATTtatgggaagtcttctcggaagtcttctaaaatataatgcgctagaagacttccaagaaatcttccagaagacttcctggaagtcttctagcgcattatattttagaagacttgcGAGAAGACTTCTCATAAGTCTTCCAAAGTATTATAAAATATGAtgtgctagaagacttcctagaagtctttAGACggagtcttcttccatatcaagtggagtccaagcttgtctttgtagaagaATTatgtataatagttttgtttctggtctgttttgtgatttgcatgtgtactcttttagttgtgattttttttttgtaaatttgaagagatattaataaaaaatttggtaaatatgttcatattccacaatattatcttgccaaaattacttgacataattgaagttattgatacaatttcaatagcaaaacacaataacaggaaaaaattaatcaaatttattacaattaagggagaagaattctcaagaaaatttagtcaaattaacaaaagataaaccattacataagttcaaagatATAACACTTTCATTAGAAGTCTAATcttctgggaagtcttctagcaaaCAACATCATTGATGCATATAACAATAATGATACTTAAGTCATTGATACAACATATTAAGAATCATTTTAACCATTCTACTCACTCATAGCAAAAAAATCATTGATGCATATAACAATAATGATATTTAAgtcattgatacaacattttaagaaacaAGTATTTTACCCACTCCTAGTAATAATCATCATTGGTGCATACTTAaaagatgaaaacaaaaaatagtaactattcaAAACATATCACAATTTTTACcagtttgtgttgaaaaacatagtcaaatttagtaaaactaaggcataaaacatattttgaaaatatgagttttacatatcttgaaattactcttaaaaatacatgttattcaaaaactagcgtagaaaACTTTCActgaagtcttctcggatcagcTAGAAACTTTAATAAACATGActgttggtaacctcataaatatcacgaattaagttataaattacATTCAGTAgctaaaatatgattaatagacatgaattaacaagataATGTTAAAAATTcgttatagttttagagaaaatgaaagtttattaaacattgacgtagaagacttccacggaGGTCATCTGGCAGACTTCTGGGAAGTCATCCATATAgcttagttttgcaattgatttttaacctagacgacttacatggaagtcgtccatctttgtttgtttaaaaaaaaaactcgagatgacttacaagtaagtcgtctagggaaaacatgttagttttgcatttgaccggattgtgtcagaaatttaatttttcctagacgacttacgtgtaaaaaatcaaaatttgttatacctAAAAAACTTCCAAGTAAGTctcttctcaggttagttttgcaattaaaaaataaaacaaaaaaaaaatacttttctagacgacttacacgaaagtcgtccaagataagcaaggtttgaccagaatctcggaataaaatcatggacgacttcaatttaagtcgtcggacggacgaaataattttttttgttttatttttcaattgcaaaactaacctgagacgacttccatttaagtcgtctaggtataacaaaatattaattttttaattgtctactggacgacttacgtgtaagtcgttcacgaaaagtcaaatttctgacacaatccggtcaaatgcaaaactaacccgtttatccTAGGCtatttacatggaagtcgtctctaattgttttttttaacaaacaaaaatggacgacttccatgtaagtcgtctataaaaacacatttaaaagtcaactgcaaaactaacctctgcattgaccagaagacttacctgtaagtcgtctggacgaacagatatggaaaaaaaaaacggatttcatagtttcaactagtgagataacttgtttagcgCACATAATTTTTATCCAagcacccagaatctcaaacaaaagtgacccaccaagaatcgtaagcttcaatggctctatgaaccataaaatttttagaatcaaaatcttgggttttttggattaatatggagagaaagtgaaagagatgttgtttttagttcgtAAGAGTTGGGAAAGAAAGAttgtaaatcgatttttaggtgcattaagagcttcaaattggttgttcatggtggtatATGTATTGATGGTAATGGcaatattgtgaatacttgagGACGATGAAggtgatagagtaaaatatgcattttcggaaaaaaaaaggaaaaaaaaaagttgatggcattttcgtgaataatctgaactttgGGGGTGAAAAAAACAAGTCAAAGTTTCAGAAAAAAACATAGaatagttttgtgtttgacttcaaattttgagtcatatttgcaaaaatCTCTTTAATAACGAAACAATTTGACGTACCAAATGAATGAAATCTTAGACTATTATCAACGATGGTTAAGG
The window above is part of the Brassica napus cultivar Da-Ae chromosome C8, Da-Ae, whole genome shotgun sequence genome. Proteins encoded here:
- the LOC111199977 gene encoding putative F-box/kelch-repeat protein At3g46050, yielding MATAVEKTKPSQSPPPPPTSFSSLPHDVVLNCLARVSRSYSPILSLVSKSFRTLMSSPELHATRALIGKTEYVCLDLDNNNSKPHWFTLSQIPKQQKLIPISLTHHKVHNSSSEAAGINSKDCGEVYNPKIQMWEPLSPTVDLDGLKKCVPLNICTVEGDNNCTVEGDNNVRYEISVEKGKLVWRNIVEGWSLVRGLERLSSKSYFPDNLVSVASLGRGGRVAVWWKTVEVGRQGRPYTLQFKTNIWCVEISFEMRPCLHPSGLQFDDELWGFVECDGILDISVYELEHLLRGEMHTVIKDVVTMSPNVINGPVTEQLPEC